A DNA window from Thiothrix subterranea contains the following coding sequences:
- the mnmE gene encoding tRNA uridine-5-carboxymethylaminomethyl(34) synthesis GTPase MnmE: protein MWNNPDTIAAVATPPGRGGVGIIRLSGKRVPELAVAILGSLPSPRKAVHRLFKAVDGTALDDGIALYFPAPHSFTGEDVLELQGHGGTVVLDMLLKRCVELGARLARPGEFSERAFLNDKLDLAQAEAIADLIDSGSEQAARSALRSLQGEFSTAVNVLLTGLIELRVYVEAALDFPDEEIDFLADVAVTNRLESIKQQLHTIFLKARQGSLLRDGMHLVIVGRPNAGKSSLLNALAGQETAIVTEIAGTTRDVLRERINLDGMPLHIVDTAGLRESDDPVEKIGIERAWAEIAKADLILLLVDDTRHDEPENADILARLPPHLPRITVHNKVDLSGKLPGKQGEHLYISAKQSLGIDALRAELKTRMGYQGEAEGTFMARRRHLQALETTQAAVERAEFQLREFNAGELMAEELRTAQDALGQITGRFTPNDLLGEIFSSFCIGK, encoded by the coding sequence ATGTGGAACAATCCTGACACCATCGCTGCCGTAGCCACACCGCCGGGGCGCGGTGGGGTTGGGATTATCCGACTTTCCGGCAAGCGCGTGCCTGAGCTTGCGGTTGCTATCCTTGGCTCTCTGCCCTCCCCGCGTAAAGCGGTTCACCGTTTGTTTAAAGCTGTCGATGGCACGGCCTTGGATGACGGTATCGCCTTGTATTTCCCTGCCCCGCATTCATTCACCGGCGAAGACGTGTTAGAGCTGCAAGGACATGGCGGTACGGTGGTGCTGGATATGCTGCTCAAACGTTGCGTGGAACTGGGTGCGCGGTTGGCTCGCCCCGGCGAGTTTTCCGAACGTGCTTTCTTAAACGACAAGCTGGATTTGGCGCAAGCGGAAGCGATTGCCGATTTGATTGATTCGGGGTCGGAACAAGCAGCGCGGTCGGCGTTGCGTTCGTTGCAGGGGGAATTTTCCACGGCGGTGAATGTATTGCTCACGGGCTTAATCGAATTGCGGGTATATGTGGAAGCGGCGTTGGATTTCCCCGATGAGGAAATCGACTTTCTGGCGGATGTCGCAGTGACTAACCGGCTGGAAAGCATTAAACAGCAATTACACACGATCTTCCTGAAAGCGCGGCAAGGCAGTTTATTGCGTGACGGGATGCATCTGGTGATCGTGGGCAGACCCAACGCGGGCAAGTCGAGTTTGTTGAATGCCTTGGCTGGGCAGGAAACCGCGATTGTCACCGAGATTGCCGGAACCACCCGCGATGTGTTGCGCGAACGCATTAACCTTGACGGAATGCCGCTGCACATTGTCGACACGGCTGGTTTGCGCGAGAGTGATGATCCGGTGGAAAAGATTGGCATTGAACGTGCTTGGGCGGAAATTGCTAAAGCGGATTTGATTCTGTTACTGGTGGATGATACCCGCCATGACGAACCGGAAAATGCTGACATTCTGGCGCGTTTACCCCCTCACTTGCCGCGCATTACCGTGCATAACAAAGTCGATTTAAGCGGCAAACTCCCCGGTAAACAGGGCGAACACCTTTACATTTCCGCCAAACAGTCGTTGGGAATTGATGCCTTACGCGCCGAGTTGAAAACGCGGATGGGCTATCAGGGCGAGGCGGAAGGTACGTTTATGGCGCGGCGGCGGCATTTGCAGGCGTTGGAGACGACGCAGGCAGCGGTGGAACGCGCTGAATTTCAGTTGCGCGAATTCAATGCGGGGGAATTAATGGCGGAAGAATTGCGTACCGCACAGGATGCGCTAGGGCAGATTACCGGACGGTTTACGCCGAATGATTTGTTAGGTGAGATTTTTAGTTCGTTTTGTATCGGAAAGTAG
- the yidC gene encoding membrane protein insertase YidC: MDSQRPFLYLTLLFMLFLIWTTWQQDHVPKPPVAAASSVTAPASVDGAAQEVPVQGSVAAIPGQAAPVPAADNGVGQTLTVRTDTLVLRINTRGGEILETDLLTYPVSLDTPDKPVKILDLNGRNYVAQSGLQHQVVEGVDAKSLAPDHLATYSAAQTEYTLAEGQNELIVPLTWQGANGVTVTKRFVFKRGSFLVNVEHEVNNQSTSIWSGTEYRQLKHGYAANAGSLLSGVQAYVGGAYFHEGKYTKLSFDDLDEKPVNETVNGGWVAMQEHYFLSAWIPQQDQETQYYSMVPQSQGVKGYVLGMRSAVQQVAPGATGLFKSGFYVGPKDQDMLESIATGLDLTVDYGIFAFISKPIFWLMQMIHGVVGNWGWTIIFLTILIKLAFFYPSAMSYKSMAKMKAVSPKLKELNDRYANDPQGKQKAMMDIYRKEKINPLGGCLPILIQIPVFMGLYWVLLESVELRQAPWLLWYKDLSIMDPYFVLPLIMGASMWVQQKLNPPPADPMQQKIFQFMPIIFTVMFLWFPAGLVLYWVVNNVLSIAQQWFINKKIVGHA, translated from the coding sequence ATGGATTCGCAACGTCCCTTCCTGTATCTCACCCTGCTTTTCATGCTGTTCCTGATTTGGACAACATGGCAACAGGATCATGTACCCAAACCCCCAGTCGCTGCCGCCAGTAGTGTGACTGCCCCCGCCAGCGTTGATGGCGCGGCTCAAGAAGTTCCCGTGCAAGGCAGTGTGGCTGCAATACCGGGGCAAGCAGCGCCTGTACCGGCTGCGGATAATGGCGTGGGTCAAACCCTGACCGTGCGTACCGATACACTGGTGTTACGCATTAATACCCGTGGTGGTGAAATTTTAGAAACCGATTTGCTCACTTACCCTGTCAGTTTGGATACGCCGGATAAGCCGGTTAAAATTCTGGATTTGAATGGGCGCAATTACGTGGCGCAATCCGGGTTACAACATCAAGTGGTGGAGGGGGTTGATGCTAAATCCCTCGCGCCGGATCATCTCGCGACCTACAGCGCTGCTCAAACCGAGTACACCTTGGCTGAGGGGCAGAATGAGTTGATCGTGCCGTTAACCTGGCAAGGCGCGAATGGCGTCACCGTTACTAAGCGCTTTGTCTTTAAACGCGGTAGTTTTCTGGTTAACGTTGAACACGAAGTTAACAACCAATCCACCAGCATCTGGAGCGGTACCGAATACCGTCAATTGAAGCACGGTTACGCGGCAAACGCGGGTAGCCTGTTGAGCGGGGTGCAAGCCTATGTTGGCGGGGCGTATTTCCACGAAGGCAAATACACCAAGCTGTCATTTGACGATTTGGATGAAAAGCCAGTCAATGAAACCGTGAATGGCGGCTGGGTGGCGATGCAGGAGCATTACTTCCTGAGTGCGTGGATTCCGCAGCAAGATCAGGAAACGCAATACTACAGCATGGTTCCGCAAAGCCAAGGCGTGAAAGGCTATGTATTGGGAATGCGCAGCGCCGTGCAGCAAGTCGCACCGGGGGCAACTGGGCTGTTCAAGAGTGGTTTCTATGTCGGGCCTAAAGACCAAGACATGCTGGAAAGCATTGCCACGGGGCTGGATTTAACCGTGGATTACGGTATTTTTGCCTTCATTTCCAAGCCGATTTTCTGGCTGATGCAAATGATTCATGGCGTTGTTGGCAACTGGGGTTGGACGATTATCTTCCTCACGATCTTAATTAAGCTGGCGTTCTTTTATCCATCGGCGATGAGTTACAAGTCGATGGCGAAAATGAAAGCGGTGTCACCGAAGCTCAAAGAACTCAACGATCGTTACGCGAATGATCCACAAGGCAAACAAAAAGCCATGATGGACATTTATCGCAAAGAAAAGATTAACCCGTTGGGTGGTTGTTTGCCGATTTTGATCCAGATTCCGGTGTTCATGGGCTTGTATTGGGTACTGTTGGAAAGCGTGGAATTGCGCCAAGCGCCGTGGTTGCTGTGGTACAAAGACTTGTCGATTATGGATCCGTACTTTGTATTGCCACTCATTATGGGTGCGTCAATGTGGGTACAGCAAAAACTTAACCCGCCACCGGCCGACCCGATGCAGCAGAAAATCTTCCAGTTCATGCCGATTATTTTCACGGTCATGTTCTTGTGGTTCCCTGCCGGTTTGGTACTGTACTGGGTCGTCAATAACGTATTGTCGATTGCCCAACAATGGTTCATCAATAAGAAAATTGTTGGACATGCTTAG
- the rnpA gene encoding ribonuclease P protein component, giving the protein MDAGHSGITAFPREVRLTRGVDFQRVFQHGKRLHANGLNARAAANSVGFPRLGMAIAKKALRRAHERNRIRRLVRESFRQHQTSLPAVDMVIMCRAEVLAMSNTDIFQQLEGLWLRLHKLYSAGPGSPNEIALP; this is encoded by the coding sequence TTGGATGCAGGTCACTCAGGAATAACCGCCTTTCCGCGTGAGGTGCGCCTAACGCGCGGGGTCGATTTCCAACGGGTATTCCAACACGGTAAACGCCTGCACGCCAACGGTTTGAATGCCAGAGCCGCCGCTAACAGCGTCGGCTTTCCGCGTTTGGGGATGGCGATTGCCAAAAAAGCCTTGCGGCGAGCGCATGAGCGTAATCGCATTCGGCGGCTGGTACGGGAAAGCTTCCGTCAGCATCAAACCAGCCTGCCAGCCGTGGATATGGTGATTATGTGCCGCGCTGAGGTGCTGGCAATGAGTAATACTGACATTTTCCAGCAACTGGAAGGTTTATGGTTGCGCCTGCACAAGCTATACTCTGCCGGTCCGGGCAGCCCCAATGAAATTGCCCTACCCTAA
- the rpmH gene encoding 50S ribosomal protein L34: protein MKRTFQPSKIHRARTHGFRARMATADGRKILSARRAKGRARLIP from the coding sequence ATGAAAAGAACCTTCCAACCGAGCAAAATCCACCGCGCCCGTACCCACGGTTTCCGCGCCCGCATGGCAACGGCGGATGGTCGTAAAATATTGAGTGCGCGTCGTGCCAAAGGCCGCGCACGCCTGATTCCATAA
- a CDS encoding ISKra4 family transposase (programmed frameshift) encodes MNGVPPILDKSTQLAQRLARHPALQERIESILTIMESNSDDLKRADEAERQIIETLRQLGHDALSGWAQQHEAAAADQGRQSGLASYGSKKLYWHSTYGQIEVNERLFRQGSCQQRPFSASAAVRCRGVSAPLQRVVTDFGADHPFRQVSEKLQEHYGISLPPETIRQTTERHGRLMLEDTVLETTRPERPGKACVLVEMDGGMVPIVTSAPEAADRRKGKTLNWQELKLCIARELGSAPRFYGGTFNGGTEQAGQHLHHCACLAGFGRATDIHGVGDGAVWIADQIEHCFGSQGAYLVDFYHLSEYLAEAAASCSSDTDAWLEQRQAELKANRSAKVLEALLPHLEAPATADAQAPVRKAYRYLNNRREQVDYAGAIRQGRPIGSGEIESAHRFVVQARLKKPGAWWAAENVDPMLALRVTRLNGGWNEYWQNFSACKAA; translated from the exons ATTAACGGAGTCCCCCCCATTTTAGACAAGTCAACGCAGCTCGCCCAACGCCTTGCCCGTCATCCCGCGCTTCAGGAACGGATTGAATCGATCCTAACGATTATGGAATCCAACAGTGACGACTTGAAACGCGCCGATGAAGCAGAACGGCAGATAATCGAAACCCTGCGCCAACTGGGACACGATGCGCTGTCCGGCTGGGCACAACAGCATGAAGCAGCCGCCGCCGATCAAGGCCGACAG AGCGGGTTGGCGTCCTATGGGTCAAAAAAACTCTATTGGCACAGTACCTACGGACAGATTGAAGTAAACGAACGGCTGTTTCGCCAAGGTTCGTGCCAGCAACGGCCTTTTTCCGCCAGTGCGGCGGTGCGTTGCCGGGGGGTATCCGCGCCGCTGCAACGGGTGGTCACGGATTTTGGGGCGGATCATCCTTTCCGGCAGGTGAGTGAAAAACTTCAGGAACATTATGGCATCAGCTTGCCCCCGGAAACGATCCGACAGACGACGGAACGTCATGGACGCCTGATGCTGGAAGACACGGTACTGGAAACGACCCGGCCTGAGCGCCCGGGAAAAGCCTGCGTGCTGGTGGAAATGGATGGCGGCATGGTTCCCATTGTCACGAGCGCCCCGGAAGCGGCTGACCGCCGCAAAGGTAAAACCCTGAACTGGCAAGAATTAAAGCTGTGCATCGCCCGCGAACTGGGGAGCGCCCCCCGGTTTTATGGCGGAACGTTTAACGGCGGCACGGAACAGGCCGGACAACACCTGCACCATTGTGCCTGTCTGGCAGGCTTTGGACGGGCAACGGACATTCATGGCGTGGGCGACGGGGCAGTCTGGATTGCCGACCAGATAGAGCACTGTTTTGGCAGTCAGGGCGCTTATCTGGTGGATTTTTACCATCTGAGCGAATACCTCGCGGAAGCCGCCGCCTCCTGCTCCTCTGACACCGACGCATGGCTGGAGCAGCGGCAAGCGGAATTGAAAGCCAACCGTTCTGCCAAGGTACTGGAAGCCCTGTTGCCGCATCTGGAAGCCCCCGCCACAGCGGATGCGCAAGCTCCCGTCAGGAAAGCTTACCGCTACCTCAATAACCGACGTGAGCAAGTGGATTATGCCGGGGCTATCCGGCAGGGACGCCCGATCGGCTCCGGCGAAATTGAAAGTGCTCACCGCTTTGTCGTACAAGCACGCCTGAAAAAGCCGGGAGCTTGGTGGGCAGCAGAGAATGTCGATCCCATGCTCGCCCTTCGCGTGACCCGCCTGAATGGCGGATGGAATGAATATTGGCAGAACTTTTCCGCCTGCAAGGCTGCTTAA